Genomic window (Fictibacillus marinisediminis):
CAACTTTCAGTAATGGAACAAAAATTAATATTGACCCTGGCCAGCTTAGTCCAGCCATCAGACGAAGCATTTAGGCCATATCAAATTAAAGTATCGGACTTTGTTCATCTCCTTGGCCTCAAGTCAACGGGAAAGTATACAGAGATCAGGAAAATCGTTCAGGGATTGCAACAAAAGACTTTACCTATAAATACTGGCCAATCAACGTTGGATATTACCTGGTTGTCAAGCGCTGAGTATTTTCATGGTAAAGGATATGTCGAGCTTGAATTCAGTCCTAAATTAAAACCATACTTACTGCAGTTAAAACAAAAATTTACTACATACCAGTTGAAGAATATCATTCAGCTAAGATCATCATATTCCATACGAATTTATGAGCTATTAAAACAATATGAACCTCTCCGGCAGCGGTCTTTTACTCTGGAAGAACTTCGATCTTTGCTTGGAATAGAGCCGAACAAATATAAATTATTTGGCCACTTTAAGGATAAGGTGTTAAATGTAGCCAATAAGGAATTAGAGGAAAAAACCGATCTCCGTTTCGAGTATGAGGAAATAAAAGTTGGTCGTAAAGTATCATCCATTAAGTTTAGCATCTATAAAAACCAGGCGAAACACAAGGGGGTACAACTTTCGGGCGATTTAGAATTTGAAGCACGAATTCAAGAATCCTTAGAAAGAATGGGTCTATCTAAACCGGTTATAAAATCGTTAATAAGTGATTATGGTTATGAACAAATTGATAGAAATCTTGAATACAGTAAGAAAATCATTGAGAAGCGAAAAATTGAGAGTCCAATCGGATTTCTCGTTCAATCGATTAAAGATGACTATGCTAATAA
Coding sequences:
- a CDS encoding replication initiation protein, with product MVESTVKRAFSDSLSLYDTQTQEVREADKLSGYNWVTKSNALIEKTYQLSVMEQKLILTLASLVQPSDEAFRPYQIKVSDFVHLLGLKSTGKYTEIRKIVQGLQQKTLPINTGQSTLDITWLSSAEYFHGKGYVELEFSPKLKPYLLQLKQKFTTYQLKNIIQLRSSYSIRIYELLKQYEPLRQRSFTLEELRSLLGIEPNKYKLFGHFKDKVLNVANKELEEKTDLRFEYEEIKVGRKVSSIKFSIYKNQAKHKGVQLSGDLEFEARIQESLERMGLSKPVIKSLISDYGYEQIDRNLEYSKKIIEKRKIESPIGFLVQSIKDDYANNQVKEGVGLPSYLSEQVKEEKIKKMVRFSNKLICIYPEYQVQWPLKNSSYKQETYLIKFLRVVRIRN